acttGACGTAAACTCATGTGTGCTTAAttgttttatataaatatatttgtatttaaaatttgatttatgtgtttaatttgataaattaaattaataaaaaattaatcacGGAAGTTAAGTGAGATGACAAAGGTCTGGTCGAGAGTTGGATTCTTGTCCTGGGTATGGTGTAACTTTAAAACTCGTAGCCAACTTCTATCCTTTTAATGAACTTAAAAAATGCGGATGATTAATTATTGGGCTCGCTCCAGTAAATAcattaagaaataaaagaaattaatgaaaaaaaatccataatgtaatattaatatttcaaatattaaatcaaaatatttttaaatttaataaccaTACTATAATTTAgtgtgattaattaaataaaatgaatataatttACATTTCGAAAGAATTGATATTAGTGGATTAGGCTTGAAAGATAGCTTAGTGATAAAAATGGGTTACTATAACTTTCAACCCCCAAACTTGGCAATTAGGTTCATTTTagtatttgtattttttttagttCACCTAGATATCTAAACTTTATAATTAAATCTATTTTGGTAAGTACAAAAGTTTGATGAGGCAGCACAATCTCAAATGCCCACATCATCAATGATGCAATCCAAGTTGTCAAGTTTAGGCACTAAAATGAATCTAATTgctaattttagggactaaaagtTATGTTAACCCAAAAAAAGTTGGTGCCTATGTACTTTGCCTTCTCTTCCTCGAATATAtcaattgaactcatttcgatctCCCTTTCACCAACCTCACTCAGCTGAGTCGACTCGATCAAAAAACAGCAATGGCCTCTACTTCATCTCTCACTCTGTCTCAAGCTCTCCTAGCTCGAACCATCTTTTCCGATGGGTCCACCCAATTCTCCGACTGCAGTGTTTCACTTCCCACCACCACTTTTTCCGGTCTCAAGCTCACTACCCCACGCTCCCGTCGAGTCCTTCCCACGCGCTTTAACCGGAGTCTCCGAGTCCGTTCCGCTGCCGTCGAGACAATCGGCACTCCTGCCGAGACTTCCTTATTGGAAAAATCAGTCAACACGATCAGATTCTTAGCTATTGATGCTGTCGAAAAGGCTAATTCCGGTCACCCTGGGTTACCCATGGGTTGTGCTCCGATGGGTCACATTTTATACGATGAAATCATGAGGTATAATCCTAAGAACCCTTATTGGTTCAACCGTGATCGTTTCGTCTTGTCTGCTGGTCATGGTTGTATGTTGCAATATGCTCTGCTTCACCTTGCTGGTTATGATAGTGTTCAGGTAAAGCTTTTAAACTTTTTATCCATGTCCAATTTGGTGAAAAATTGGATTTGGGTTTATTTCTTTTCAGTCCTATTTAATGTTTTGCATGAACTGTGGTGCAATGTGTAATTAGTACATAAACTTTGATTTGGTGTACTTGAACTTGAATTGAATTGTGGTtcgtatatatacataaatacatTCGTTTATTTTCATATTGATATAATTGTTTGTGTGTATAATATATCAACATAAAATGTTACTAATTCGATAATGTTGTTAGTGATTTGTGAAAATAAGATCAAATCacaattttatgtataaaattgcCCCATATCATAGTTCTTCTATGACATTACACATTATAGTTTTGATATTTATctctaaaagaaatgaaaaaaaagttgATTATTGGATTAAAGAACTAAACTTTACAGTTATTGGATTATGTTACAGGAAGATGATTTGAAGAATTTTCGTCAATGGCAAAGCAGAACACCAGGACATCCTGAGAATTTTGAAACACCTGGAGTTGAAGTTACAACTGGTATGTGAGAGGTCAAATTATGTTTTGGTCCCTCTGCTATTAAGAAATTTGTGATTTAGTCCTTGGAATTTGGTTTTCTGCCTTCATAATATCATTTTGTTGGAAGTGGTGATTGTGTTTTTAAGAAGAATTCATATCATTATTTTGTataattaatgatattataaacATGGAGGGACAAAATAGTACATGattaaaatatagggactaaaacACAAATTGGAGCATAGCAAAGAGATCAAAACCATAATTCAATACTATGTCATCATACTGAcatggcatatatatatatatatattgttggaAGTTTTCATTGTGTTTTAATAAAATTCATATGGTTAAAAGTTGTTTTAactatttagattaattaatgatattataaacATAGAGGGACAAAATTATACCAgattaaaatataaggactagAGACTAAATACTAAATTTGAGCATAGTAGAGGGACAAAAccataatttgatattatgttaTACTTCTGCAAAAGTtattatatatttagaattttgtCAAGAAACATGTCATTGGCATAGACTCGTACTATAAATAAAGCAAACATTTGTACTTATATGTggtatattttattttacatacAGGTCCTCTTGGTCAAGGTATTGCAAATGCTGTCGGATTGGCTCTAGCCGAGAAGCACCTAGCTGCTAGGTTCAACAAGCCTGACAATGAGATTGTTGATCACTACACGTATGATTACTTCTCGAGTTTTTTCGGTTCCTTGTGTTATGATATATAATAAATTGATCTTTGTTTTTGTAGGTATGCTATTTTAGGTGATGGTTGTCAAATGGAGGGTGTTGCGAACGAAGCTTGTTCGCTTGCCGGACACTGGGGACTTGGAAAGCTTATAGCTTTCTACGATGATAATCACATTTCGATCGATGGTGACACTGAAATTGCCTTTACTGAGAATGTCGAGGAACGTTTTAAGGGGCTTGGGTGGCATGTTATTTGGGTCAAGAATGGGAATACTGGTTACGATGAGATTCGTGCTGCTATTAAGGAAGCAAAGGCTGTCAAAGACAAGCCCACTTTGATCAAGGTCAGATATTATCTAGATGCTTGTTGAGTTCATAGTTGGAATTAGGCTCGTAAAAACTGTCTTCCTCTTGTTCTTTGCAGGTGACAACCACTATTGGTTATGGATCTCCAAACAAGGCAAACTCGTACAGCGTTCACGGTAGTGCATTGGGTGCCAAGGAAGTGGATGCTACTAGGAAAAACCTTGTGTGGCCACACGAGCCATTCCATGTACCCGAAGATGTTAAAGGGTAAGGAGATTTGTAGAGGTTTCAATATATGCATTTGATTATGTTTTCTTGTTTGGTGTTCGAAACTTTCTTACCATATTTGCAGGCATTGGAGTCGCCTTGTCCAACAGGGAGCTGCCCTTGAAGCAGAATGGAATGCAAAGTTTGCTGAATACGAGAAGAAATACAAAGATGAAGCTGCAGAGCTCAAATTAATCATCACCGCTGAACTACCGGCCGGATGGGAGAAGGCACTTCCAGTGAGTACCCCTCTTATTGTCCCAAGTCCTGAGTCCCGACTAAATTTAGTCGAACACTTGAATTCTTAGACAAATCTTTCTTCGTATAAAAAATGAGCTTTTTTCTGTTTGCGAATTTCCAGACATATACTCCGGAGAGCCCCGCTGATGCTACCAGAAACCTCTCTCAACAAAATCTCAATGCTCTCGTAAAAGTACTCCCTGGTTTTTTTGGTGGAAGTGCAGACCTTGCTTCTTCCAACATGACCTTGCTCAAAATGTATGGTAATTTCCAGAAAGACACCCCTGAGGAACGTAATCTTAGGTTCGGTGTTAGAGAACACGGAATGGGAGCCATCTGCAATGGCATTGCACATCACAGCCCCGGACTTATTCCGTACTGTGCTACTTTCTTCGTTTTCACTGACTACATGAGAGCTGCTATTAGGATGTCTGCATTGAGTCAAGCGGGAGTTATTTACGTTATGACCCATGATTCCATTGGTCTCGGGGAAGACGGACCAACCCACCAACCAATCGAGCACTTAGCTAGCCTCCGTGCAATGCCTAATGTTTTCATGCTTCGTCCAGCTGATGGAAACGAAACTGCCGGTGCATACAAAGTTGCTATCCTCAACAGGAACACTCCCTCCATTATCGCACTCTCTCGACAAAAACTAACCCAACTACCCGGAACTTCCATCAAGGGGGTCGAAAAAGGTGGCTACATAATATCagacaattcttcaggaaacaacCCTGACATAATCCTGATCGGAACTGGCTCTGAGCTGGAAATTGCCGCTAAAGCTGCCGATGAACTAAGGAAGGCTGGAAAAGCTGTTCGGGTCGTCTCCCTTGTTTCTTGGGAACTCTTCGATAATCAATCAGACGCCTACAAAGAAAGTGTTTTACCATCTGGTGTATCAGCTAGGGTAAGTATTGAGGCGGGATCAACTTTTGGGTGGGAAAAGATTGTGGGATCGAAAGGGAAGGCAATCGGAATCGATCGGTTCGGGGCAAGTGCACCAGCTGGTAGATTATACAAAGAATTCGGTTTAACACCAGAGGCTGTTGTTGCAGCAGCAAAGGAACTTTGCTAGGCATTATTAGGTGCCTTTTGTgactttttttgtttttaataataaaaggaaTCATCCAAATTTCTTATGTTGCTTtgtgattttatatgtttatgaatTTGTAATTCCTCTTTGAACTATTTTCCCATAGTTTTTGTATCACTTCTTGCTGCTTTAAATGCTTATACGTAAGAAAGAGTTGATAATCTTGCTTTTAAAAAAAGGGTTAATATTACTTTTAGGCGCTGAGTTTCACAATTAGttcaaatttgatatttaggaacTTGTCAACTAAGTTTTGACATTGTAGCACTCTAAGATTTTGTCATGACATCAAGTTTTTATATTTGTCAAGTTAAAATGGACTTAACTATCAAGTTCAAGAATCGAAGTTGATTAAAAATAATAGACACTAAAGTTGATTTAATTATCAAGTTCACCACTAACAATATCTTTTTCAAGGTTCAAATTTACATTAAATTAAGTAATTATATTGATTATGTGACTATAAAAGTATCAAGAAGGTCTTTATATTAAGATTCAGATTGCATTTTGCTCCATCTACataaaaaataggtaaattagtctttgtacgttagatcaaagagcaaactggtctttctattaaaaagttcatctaattttattgttaaaaattaatcTTTGTACATTAAAATATAGTACACGTGATATGTCAAATGCaattgtttaattattttgttagttatatcaattttaataatagaattttttatcaaaattcaatttatatgaaggccaatttaattatttttcgagttaaaaagaaataaaatagaaagtCTATTCTAATATAAAAGACAAGGTACTTTTAGCAGTAGCAGCATAATGAAGCAAGCTTCTGTTATTTGCACGCTTTAAAAATTAAACAACTCCTATATCTACCTACCTACCCAGCCACCCACCCACCCATCCATCCATCCATCCATCCATCCAAATCTCAATCTCTAAAAAATgtcgaaaaattaaaattaaaataaatcataattttatattaaaataattgcaAATCTAAAATGAATCCAAAATAAAATTGGGTTTATATCAATAGTACCTGTAGTGTGGACCCATTAAGACAAGAATTAAAATTGAGGGGGTTTGGTAAAGCTAATTCCCACACCAACCCCATTTTCTCCTAGCCTTTAGATTTTGGTTGTTGGTGAAAAAAACCCTTCTTCCACTCAATTCAATCCAACAACCACCATCACCAAAAAAGCTTCCTTTTTTAATCCCAAAAACTCCATCAAATCTCaatttaaagaaataaagttAAAAACTTTGTTTCTAAGAGAAAAGTGAGTGTTTGAGACAGAGATGGCAACGCAGGTTGGCAAAATCGACAATGGAACACAAAAAACATGTGTTCTTCCCAATGTTTCAAAAACCCAGAATCCCAAACATGTTCCTTTTGtttcattcaaatcaaatctcaatggaaAGACAAGTTCTTGGGGTTTGGTTGTGAAGAACAATGGGAAATTTGGGTCAATAAAGGCTCGGTCTTTGAAGGTTTCTGCTTCAACAGCAACAGCTGAGAAACCATCTAGAGCTTCAGAGATTGTGCTTCAACCAATTAATGAAATTTCGGGTACTGTTAAGTTACCTGGGTCTAAATCATTGTCTAATCGGATCCTGCTCTTAGCTGCTTTATCTGAGGTATGTTGATTTTCATtggttaaattttggtatttgtcCTTCTACTTTGCGAAAGTTATGGATTTAGTCCTTTAATTTCAttcgaattttttaattttaatttatataatttaaatcCTTTTGGTTATATTCAATTACTAGCACATGTTCTCTAAGGGAGggggcaaaatgaaaatttcCCATATAGCTCCTTTTTTTAAGTTAGTGTAATGGTAAAATTTTACTTTGGTCCTCaaattttttattcatttctggtttccttaaaataattttctagcaTTGGATCATTATAGCTCCTTATGCTTTTGAAATTTGAAGTTTCCACATTGGTTAATACTTGAGTAACATGTAAAATAACAAATTGATATAGCATTACACGAATGATAATATGACgaatgataatatgtttgtcgCATTAGGTTttgaaaattacttaataaatttAGCAGTTgaccgaaattttaaaattttaaaaagtattaattctaaaaatgactaaattaaagtacatggattaaattcacaactttggtaATAGAGAGGGATTAAATTCAAAACTTGGTAATGCCATATCCttatatgtttttaatgttttgtttGATATGTAGGGAACTACTGTGGTTGAAAATCTGTTGAACAGTGATGATGTTCATCACATGCTTGTTGCTTTGGGTAAACTTGGTCTGTATGTGAAACATGATAGTGAAAAGAAACAAGCCATTGTTGAAGGTTGTGGTGGTCAGTTTCCAGTCGGAAAAGGTGAAGGTCAAGAAATAGAGCTTTTCCTCGGGAATGCTGGAACTGCAATGCGACCACTTACTGCCGCTATTGCAGCTGCCGGTGGCAATTCGAGGTCTGTCCCTATAAGAAAATCATGTTTTATAGTCAATGATTCCTTATAATTGACATTAGCTTTTCAtagggtaaaagtatcatggaggcccCTGTACTAGGAGTTAGATTGCATATTATTCGGCAAATTAGTCTctatatattagatcaaagagcaaattggttctttttgttaaaatttttatctgTTTTTACTGTTAAAACTGGCGTGGCAGGGACTAATATTCTAGAAGGCAAAATGGATGAAATTATTTAACAGAAGGACtggtttgctctttgatctagcGTACAGGgattaattttctattttttgagTAGAGGAGGCAAAATGCAATTCTACTCCTAGTATAGaacctccatggtacttttaccaattTCATAGTCATGGAACTATATATGCTTATATGTTGATGCTCTTTGTTTTGTGTATTGGTTTCGAGTTAATGGATATATGTTACATGTCTCTCTTTAGCTACGTACTTGATGGCGTACCCCGAATGAGAGAGAGGCCGATCGGGGACTTAGTTACTGGTCTTAAGCAGCTCGGTGCTGATGTTGATTGCATTCTTGGCACGAATTGTCCCCCTGTTCGTATAGAAGGAAAGGGTGGTCTTCCCGGGGGAAAGGTACGGTTTAAATCATTTTTGTTATGTTCAAGTGCTTCTAGTGTTGCTGCCTATATTCACGATATATTTTTGTTTTGGGTCATTTTGCAGGTGAAACTCTCTGGGTCTATTAGTAGTCAATACTTGACAGCTTTACTCATGGCGGCTCCGTTGGCTCTTGGGGATGTGGAAATTGAGATAATTGATAAACTTATTTCCATCCCATATGTTGAAATGACTATGAAGTTGATGGAAAGGTTTGGGGTCACCGTGGAGCACACGGATAGCTGGGATCGATTCTTTATCCGAGGAGGTCAAAAGTATATGTAAGTTTCTAAATGTGCACTCACTTGCATGGCTGGAATGGTCTCGGACGAGTAGTAAAATTTATAAATCTTTCAGGTCTCCTGGAAATGCTTATGTTGAAGGTGATGCTTCGAGTGCCAGTTACTTCCTTGCGGGTGCAGCAGTCACGGGTGGGACTGTCACAGTAGAAGGATGTGGAACAAGTAGTTTACAGGTACTTAGTGAAGTATTGTTCCCGTTGTTATGGCGCCTTTAAGGCCTACCTCGAATTCCATCACTATATAACTTGTGCTTGTTCTTTTGTTTCGATTTAAGGGTGATATAAAATTTGCCGAGGTTCTTGAGATGATGGGTGCCAAAGTCACCTGGACCGAGAATAGCGTAACTGTCACCGGACCCCCAAGAAATTCCTCGGGGAGGAAACACTTGCGTGCTATTGATGTCAACATGAACAAAATGCCGGACGTTGCTATGACTCTTGCTGTTGTTGCTCTTTACGCTGATGGTCCAACTGCCATAAGAGATGGTATAATCTTGCTTTTCAAATTGAACCCGAAAATGTAtttggattaaatttaatatttacctTTCTTAAATAACATCGTCTTTGGTTCTCTTCAGTGGCAAGTTGGAGAGTGAAGGAGACCGAAAGGATGATTGCTATATGCACAGAACTCCGGAAGGTAGTTTTGATCTAGTTTTATGCTTAAAACAATCCAACTACGTGATACTAATCCAGGTTTCTTCCCTTAACTATATCGGTGCAGCTCGGAGCAACAGTCGAAGAAGGGCCGGATTATTGCGTGATCACACCACCAGAGAAATTAAACGTGACAGCAATCGATACTTATGATGATCACCGAATGGCCATGGCATTCTCTCTAGCCGCATGCGCTGAGGTTCCAGTTACCATCAAGGATCCTGGTTGTACCCGGAAAACCTTCCCTGATTACTTTGAAGTTCTCGATAGAGTTAC
This window of the Gossypium arboreum isolate Shixiya-1 chromosome 12, ASM2569848v2, whole genome shotgun sequence genome carries:
- the LOC108460654 gene encoding transketolase, chloroplastic-like, whose product is MASTSSLTLSQALLARTIFSDGSTQFSDCSVSLPTTTFSGLKLTTPRSRRVLPTRFNRSLRVRSAAVETIGTPAETSLLEKSVNTIRFLAIDAVEKANSGHPGLPMGCAPMGHILYDEIMRYNPKNPYWFNRDRFVLSAGHGCMLQYALLHLAGYDSVQEDDLKNFRQWQSRTPGHPENFETPGVEVTTGPLGQGIANAVGLALAEKHLAARFNKPDNEIVDHYTYAILGDGCQMEGVANEACSLAGHWGLGKLIAFYDDNHISIDGDTEIAFTENVEERFKGLGWHVIWVKNGNTGYDEIRAAIKEAKAVKDKPTLIKVTTTIGYGSPNKANSYSVHGSALGAKEVDATRKNLVWPHEPFHVPEDVKGHWSRLVQQGAALEAEWNAKFAEYEKKYKDEAAELKLIITAELPAGWEKALPTYTPESPADATRNLSQQNLNALVKVLPGFFGGSADLASSNMTLLKMYGNFQKDTPEERNLRFGVREHGMGAICNGIAHHSPGLIPYCATFFVFTDYMRAAIRMSALSQAGVIYVMTHDSIGLGEDGPTHQPIEHLASLRAMPNVFMLRPADGNETAGAYKVAILNRNTPSIIALSRQKLTQLPGTSIKGVEKGGYIISDNSSGNNPDIILIGTGSELEIAAKAADELRKAGKAVRVVSLVSWELFDNQSDAYKESVLPSGVSARVSIEAGSTFGWEKIVGSKGKAIGIDRFGASAPAGRLYKEFGLTPEAVVAAAKELC
- the LOC108460684 gene encoding 3-phosphoshikimate 1-carboxyvinyltransferase 2 gives rise to the protein MATQVGKIDNGTQKTCVLPNVSKTQNPKHVPFVSFKSNLNGKTSSWGLVVKNNGKFGSIKARSLKVSASTATAEKPSRASEIVLQPINEISGTVKLPGSKSLSNRILLLAALSEGTTVVENLLNSDDVHHMLVALGKLGLYVKHDSEKKQAIVEGCGGQFPVGKGEGQEIELFLGNAGTAMRPLTAAIAAAGGNSSYVLDGVPRMRERPIGDLVTGLKQLGADVDCILGTNCPPVRIEGKGGLPGGKVKLSGSISSQYLTALLMAAPLALGDVEIEIIDKLISIPYVEMTMKLMERFGVTVEHTDSWDRFFIRGGQKYMSPGNAYVEGDASSASYFLAGAAVTGGTVTVEGCGTSSLQGDIKFAEVLEMMGAKVTWTENSVTVTGPPRNSSGRKHLRAIDVNMNKMPDVAMTLAVVALYADGPTAIRDVASWRVKETERMIAICTELRKLGATVEEGPDYCVITPPEKLNVTAIDTYDDHRMAMAFSLAACAEVPVTIKDPGCTRKTFPDYFEVLDRVTKH